ACACCCATCTGCGCCGGATCTTCGGCAACTGCACCACGGTCGCGGGCGACGCGAAGTTCGTGGTCCTGCGCGCGGTGAAGCGCTGACACCGAACGGCGCGTGACGGCCCTTCCAGATTCTTGCAACACGTTCTACTGTGTGCGCCGCCGCACACGGGCGACGCAGCCGCGAGACTCTGGAGGGGCCGTGCACCTCGAATACACACCTGAGCAAGAGCAGTTGCGCACCGAACTGCGTACGTACTTCGCCGGTCTGGTCCCCGACAACGCCTACAGCCGCTACGCGGAACCCGCCGCCCAGAAGCGCTTCTACCGCGAGACGATCCGCCGGCTCGGCACCGACGGCTGGCTGGGTGTGGGCTGGCCCGAGGAGTACGGCGGCCGGGGGCTGACCCCGATGGAACAGTTCATCTTCTTCGACGAGGCGGCCCAGGCGGGCGTACCGCTGCCGCTGATGGCGCTGAACACGGTCGGACCCACGATCATGCAGTTCGGCACCGGCGAGCAGAAGGCGTACTTCCTCCCGAAGATCCTCGCCGGGGAGATCGACTTCGCGATCGGCTACAGCGAACCGGACGCCGGCACCGACCTCGCCGCCCTCAGGACCCGCGCGGTCCGCGAGGGGGACGCGTACATCGTGAACGGCCAGAAGATCTGGACCACCAACGGCGACACCGCCGACTGGGTCTGGCTCGCCGTCCGCACCGACCCCGACGCCCCGCCGCACAAGGGCATCACCATGCTCCTGGTCCCCACCAGCGACCCCGGCTACTCCTGCACCCTGATCAACACGCTCGCCTCGCACGACACGACGGCCAGCTACTACGAGAACGTCACCGTCCCCCTCACCCACCGCGTGGGCGAGGAGAACAAGGGCTGGCGGCTCATCACCAACCAGCTCAACCACGAACGCGTCACCCTCGCCGCCCACGGCACCATGGCGGTCCGCGCCCTGCACGACGTCCAGCGCTGGGCCGCCGAAGCCAAGCTCACCGACGGCCGCCGCGTCATCGACCTCCCCTGGGTCCGCACCCGCCTGGCCCGCACCCACACCCGCCTGGACGCGATGAAACTGCTCAACTGGCAGATGGTCTCCGCCCTCCAGAACGCCACCCTCACCCCCCAGGACGCCTCGGCCGTCAAGGTCTACGGCTCCGAGGCCCGCCGCGACGCCTACGCCTGGCTGATGGAGATCGTCGGCTCGGCGGGTCCCCTGAAGGAGGGCTCGGCCGGCGCGGTACTCCACGGCGAACTGGAACGCGGCTACCGGTCGGCGGTGATCTTCACCTTCGGCGGCGGCAACAACGAGATCCAGCGCGAGATCATCTCCTGGATCGGGCTGGGGATGCCTCGGGTGCGGCGGTGAGGGCCTGCGGCGCGGAGAACCGGCCCGGACGGAGATTTCAAGCCGGGTGACGGTCCGGGCCGGAGATCCGCGATCTGTGACTGGAGCGTTGGCGGCGACAGCTTCCCTCAGCTCGGGCCCGAGAGGCAGCTCAGACAGCGTGACGCGCCCCGGCCCGATCCCGTCACTCCCACGGCTCCCTTCTCCCGCCTCAAGCTCACGGAGCCCGAGGCGCTGTCCGACGTCCTGGAGGGGCGCGTCTGCAATGTCTGCGACGGGGATCCGAACGCTCTGAGGATCGCGGTGCACCGGCTGGACGACAGCACCAGTCGCATCTACCTCAGGGGCGTCAACTGAGGTCCGGTGGCCGGCTCGCGCCCCTCGCGCGACTCGCCCCCGTGGGACGATGGCCGGGTGACGCTGGAGGACCTCGTCCGGCTGCGCCGGGCCCGTGACCGGATGGACCGTGAGTACGCGGAGCCGCTGGACGTACCGGCGCTGGCGCGGGGTGCGCTCATGTCGCCGGGGCATTTCTCCCGCAGTTTCCGGGCCGCGTACGGCGAGAGCCCGTACAGCTATCTCATGACCCGGCGGATCGAACGGGCCAAGGCGCTGCTGCGCCGCGGGGACCTGTCGGTGACCGAGGTCTGCTTCGCGGTCGGATGTACGTCGCTGGGGTCCTTCAGCTCCCGCTTCACCGAGCTGGTCGGCGTGAGCCCCAGTGCCTACCGGGCGCGGTCGCACGAGGACGGTGCCGCCATCCCGGCCTGCGTCGCCAAGATCCACACGCGACCGGTCAGGAATGGAGAAGCGAAACCCCCGCCCCGTCCGTAGCGTGAAGCACATGGAAATCAAGCTCGCACAGACCTTCATCGCCGTCGACGACCACGACAAGGCGCTCACCTTCTACCGGGACGTTCTCGGCCTGGAGGTACGCAACGACGTCGGGTTCGAGGGGATGCGCTGGGTGACGGTCGGCTCCCCGGCGCAGCCGGACGTGGAGATCGTCCTCGAACCGCCGCTCGCCGACCCCAACGCCCCGGCCGCCGACCGGCAGGCCATGGCCGAGCTGCTGGCCAAGGGCCTGCTGCGCGGCGTCATCTTCTCCACCGACGACGTCGACGCCACCTTCGAACGCATCCGTGCCGCGGGCGGTGAGGTGCTCCAGGAGCCGATCGACCAGCCGTACGGGGTCCGCGACTGCGCCTTCCGCGACCCGGCCGGCAACATGCTGCGCTTCAACCAGCCGCGCAGGAGCTGAAGCCCGTCGGTGGGCCGGTTCCGCTGCCGGACGGGACCGGGTCGGCGAGAATAGAACGCGCTGTTCGAAAGTGAGCGAGAGCAAGCCGGGGCCGCCGTGGGCGGCGGCCCCGCGCTACAGATGGAGAGACGATGAGCAAGGCCGAGAGAACCGGATCGCGGTCGTCCGCGCAGCCGGTCGCCGACAGCCATGAAGTGATCCGCGTGCACGGGGCGCGCGAGAACAACCTCAGGGATGTCGACATCGAGATCCCGAAGCGCCGGCTGACGGTGTTCACCGGGGTCTCCGGCTCCGGCAAGAGTTCCCTGGTGTTCAACACGATCGCCGCGGAGTCGCAGCGGCTGATCAACGAGACCTACAGCGCCTTCGTCCAGGGCTTCATGCCGACGCAGGCCCGCCCCGAGGTCGACGTACTCGAAGGTCTGACGACGGCGATCATCGTCGACCAGCAGCGGCTGGGCGCAGACCCCCGCTCCACCGTCGGCACGGCCACCGACGCCAACGCGATGCTCCGCATCCTCTTCAGCCGGCTCGGCAAGCCCCACATCGGCTCGCCCAACGCGTTCTCCTTCAACGTTGCCTCGGTGAAGGCGAGCGGTGCGATCACGGTCCAGCGCGGTGCCGGGACGAGGACGGAGAAGCAGACCTTCACCCGTACCGGCGGCATGTGCGTCCGCT
This DNA window, taken from Streptomyces griseus subsp. griseus, encodes the following:
- a CDS encoding acyl-CoA dehydrogenase family protein, with product MHLEYTPEQEQLRTELRTYFAGLVPDNAYSRYAEPAAQKRFYRETIRRLGTDGWLGVGWPEEYGGRGLTPMEQFIFFDEAAQAGVPLPLMALNTVGPTIMQFGTGEQKAYFLPKILAGEIDFAIGYSEPDAGTDLAALRTRAVREGDAYIVNGQKIWTTNGDTADWVWLAVRTDPDAPPHKGITMLLVPTSDPGYSCTLINTLASHDTTASYYENVTVPLTHRVGEENKGWRLITNQLNHERVTLAAHGTMAVRALHDVQRWAAEAKLTDGRRVIDLPWVRTRLARTHTRLDAMKLLNWQMVSALQNATLTPQDASAVKVYGSEARRDAYAWLMEIVGSAGPLKEGSAGAVLHGELERGYRSAVIFTFGGGNNEIQREIISWIGLGMPRVRR
- a CDS encoding helix-turn-helix transcriptional regulator gives rise to the protein MTLEDLVRLRRARDRMDREYAEPLDVPALARGALMSPGHFSRSFRAAYGESPYSYLMTRRIERAKALLRRGDLSVTEVCFAVGCTSLGSFSSRFTELVGVSPSAYRARSHEDGAAIPACVAKIHTRPVRNGEAKPPPRP
- a CDS encoding VOC family protein, producing the protein MEIKLAQTFIAVDDHDKALTFYRDVLGLEVRNDVGFEGMRWVTVGSPAQPDVEIVLEPPLADPNAPAADRQAMAELLAKGLLRGVIFSTDDVDATFERIRAAGGEVLQEPIDQPYGVRDCAFRDPAGNMLRFNQPRRS